A part of Legionella sainthelensi genomic DNA contains:
- the leuS gene encoding leucine--tRNA ligase, with the protein MDKTYIPQEVEEQAQQYWHKKQSFNVSEDLNKEKFYCLSMFPYPSGTLHMGHVRNYTIGDVIARYQRALGKNVLQPIGWDAFGLPAENAAIKNGIPPAEWTKKNIESMKKQFLRLGNAYDWKREICTCTPDYYRWEQWFFIRLFEKGLVYKKNAVVNWDPVDQTVLANEQVVDGRGWRSGALVERKEISQWFIKITAYADELLSSLDSLDEWPAQVKQMQRNWIGRSTGTEIYFNVNNHPKRLKIYTTRPDTLMGTTYLAVATDHPIAKEAANSRKEVKEFIDSCQGTKMAEAELATMEKRGVDTGMTAIHPITGEKLPIWVANFVLMQYGSGAVMAVPAHDQRDWEFSKKYQLPIKAVIKPENEVVHDLNLSAYTGEGTLIQSGQFDGLSSSQAMEAITNFLEEHDAGKATINYRLRDWGVSRQRYWGTPIPMILCEQCGTVPVPDEDLPVVLPENVSFTGAGSPLAQCPEFVNISCPKCGQDAYRETDTFDTFVESSWYYARFACKGQENAMLDDRAKYWTPVDQYVGGIEHAVMHLLYARFFHKLMRDEGLVNSDEPFKALLTQGMVLKDGHKMSKSVGNVVDPNHLINTYGADTARLFVMFAAPPEQSLEWSDTAVEGAHRFLKRIWFFAYQHQNILIDINDLILSGNGHVNWQQAESRLKKSRHIVHQILAQATHDYDRNQFNTVVSGCMKLFNELSSYSIETEEDKFFIHSGMSILLRLLAPITPHITHYLWQQLGFEKAIIDANWPRVDKGALKTDEVDYVVQVNGKLRAQFTASVDATEEVLIAAAKQHAKDFIANQTVKKSIVVAHRQLINLVVG; encoded by the coding sequence ATGGATAAAACCTATATACCACAAGAAGTTGAGGAACAAGCTCAACAATATTGGCATAAAAAACAATCATTTAACGTTTCGGAAGATTTAAACAAAGAGAAATTTTATTGTTTATCCATGTTCCCCTACCCGAGTGGAACATTGCACATGGGGCACGTGCGTAACTACACGATTGGCGATGTGATTGCTCGCTACCAACGTGCTTTAGGCAAAAATGTCTTACAACCTATAGGTTGGGATGCATTTGGTTTGCCTGCTGAAAATGCAGCGATAAAAAATGGTATTCCTCCGGCTGAATGGACTAAAAAGAATATAGAATCCATGAAAAAGCAGTTTTTACGTCTTGGTAATGCTTATGACTGGAAACGTGAAATTTGCACATGCACCCCTGATTATTACCGGTGGGAGCAATGGTTTTTTATTCGACTATTTGAAAAAGGCTTAGTCTATAAAAAGAATGCCGTGGTAAATTGGGATCCCGTTGATCAAACTGTCTTAGCGAATGAACAAGTAGTTGATGGACGAGGATGGCGATCTGGGGCTTTGGTTGAACGAAAAGAAATTTCTCAGTGGTTCATTAAAATTACGGCTTATGCTGATGAGTTATTAAGTTCATTAGATAGTTTGGATGAATGGCCAGCTCAAGTAAAGCAGATGCAGCGCAACTGGATAGGACGCTCTACCGGGACTGAAATTTACTTCAATGTCAATAACCACCCCAAAAGGTTGAAAATTTATACCACTCGACCTGATACGCTCATGGGTACAACGTACCTTGCAGTAGCAACAGATCACCCTATAGCCAAAGAAGCAGCTAATAGTCGCAAGGAAGTAAAAGAATTTATCGACAGCTGCCAAGGCACCAAAATGGCTGAAGCTGAGTTAGCCACTATGGAAAAACGCGGTGTAGATACTGGAATGACTGCAATTCATCCTATAACGGGAGAAAAGCTGCCCATATGGGTAGCGAATTTTGTACTGATGCAATACGGCTCTGGTGCGGTCATGGCAGTCCCTGCCCACGATCAAAGAGATTGGGAGTTTTCAAAAAAATACCAATTACCTATTAAAGCAGTTATAAAACCAGAAAATGAAGTAGTACACGATTTAAACCTATCAGCCTATACCGGGGAAGGTACTCTGATTCAATCAGGTCAGTTTGATGGATTAAGTTCTAGTCAAGCTATGGAGGCCATAACAAACTTCCTCGAAGAACATGATGCGGGTAAGGCCACAATTAATTACAGATTGCGTGACTGGGGTGTATCGAGACAAAGATATTGGGGAACGCCTATTCCAATGATCTTATGTGAGCAATGTGGCACAGTACCTGTTCCAGATGAAGATCTTCCAGTAGTACTTCCAGAAAATGTTTCGTTTACCGGAGCAGGCTCTCCTTTAGCTCAATGTCCTGAATTTGTGAACATCTCTTGTCCAAAATGCGGGCAGGATGCATATCGTGAAACAGATACATTTGATACCTTTGTCGAGTCCTCTTGGTATTACGCTCGTTTTGCGTGCAAAGGTCAAGAAAATGCAATGCTCGATGATCGAGCAAAATATTGGACGCCTGTAGATCAATATGTAGGGGGTATTGAGCATGCCGTAATGCATTTACTTTATGCTCGTTTCTTCCATAAATTAATGCGTGATGAAGGCTTAGTTAATTCAGATGAACCGTTTAAAGCTTTATTAACCCAAGGTATGGTTTTAAAAGATGGGCATAAAATGTCTAAATCAGTGGGCAACGTCGTAGATCCAAACCACCTGATTAATACTTATGGAGCCGATACAGCACGTCTATTTGTTATGTTTGCAGCACCACCTGAGCAATCTTTAGAGTGGTCAGATACTGCGGTCGAAGGCGCACATCGTTTTCTTAAACGAATTTGGTTTTTTGCTTATCAGCATCAAAATATACTGATTGATATAAATGATCTTATCCTTAGTGGTAACGGTCATGTAAACTGGCAGCAAGCAGAAAGTCGCTTAAAAAAATCACGTCATATTGTGCACCAAATTTTAGCCCAAGCGACCCATGATTATGACCGTAATCAATTTAATACAGTTGTTTCAGGATGTATGAAGTTGTTTAATGAATTATCAAGTTATTCTATAGAAACTGAAGAGGATAAATTCTTTATTCATTCCGGAATGAGTATATTACTTCGATTACTCGCTCCTATAACCCCACACATCACGCATTACTTATGGCAACAATTGGGCTTTGAAAAAGCAATTATTGATGCGAACTGGCCAAGAGTCGATAAAGGGGCGTTAAAAACAGATGAAGTCGATTATGTAGTTCAAGTAAATGGTAAACTTAGAGCACAATTTACTGCTAGTGTAGATGCAACAGAAGAAGTATTAATTGCTGCAGCGAAACAACATGCCAAAGATTTTATAGCGAATCAAACAGTTAAAAAATCGATCGTTGTTGCGCACAGACAATTAATTAACTTGGTTGTGGGTTGA
- the lnt gene encoding apolipoprotein N-acyltransferase, with translation MKQTALANGTTLKSSIRLGYTKYLFIFIAGLLSPFGFAPFHMPGLTLLSLASLYFSLKNCSIKQSAYLGFIYGLGFFGFGVSWVIISIHDYGQLNYFGSALVTLIFIMYLSLFPALVTYLYKLLELRHRTLLSLLIFSTLWCLSEYCRATLFTGFPWLLVGTTLIDTPIRFLAPILGIYGLSLICVFISALLTLAVSPTYPKRYYCLIAFILVMISPALCKNVSWSQIKQEPISVGAVQANLSMRDKWDEALFWNLLKYYENAINKLLGKQLIILPESAIPLPASYLDKYLLKLNKKATKANSALMLGILQPTNDSETHYYNSIITFGQAKGKKFKRQLVPFGEYIPKPLITIYQWFNLPEANLLPGKKQQSLIKIAKHPIASLICYEIAYPNILRAQMPKAQWIVSISDNGWFGHSLASYQQLQMAQLLSLLTGRYQVVVNNDGLSSIIDPHGNIVESLPPFSSGLLQGTVYPAQGFTPWIIWYEYPSLLFCSLFIIFILFIQLRRLFQQ, from the coding sequence ATGAAGCAAACTGCTTTGGCGAATGGCACAACGCTTAAATCATCAATACGACTTGGCTATACAAAATATCTATTTATATTTATAGCCGGACTATTGTCCCCTTTTGGTTTTGCACCTTTTCACATGCCTGGCCTCACCTTATTAAGTTTGGCTTCTCTTTATTTCAGCCTGAAAAATTGCTCTATAAAACAGAGTGCCTATCTAGGATTCATTTATGGATTAGGTTTTTTTGGCTTCGGGGTTTCGTGGGTTATCATCAGCATCCATGATTATGGCCAGTTAAATTATTTTGGCTCAGCATTGGTCACACTAATTTTTATCATGTATCTCTCGCTTTTTCCTGCTCTTGTTACTTACTTATACAAACTACTTGAATTAAGACACCGAACACTCCTTTCTTTGCTCATATTTAGCACTCTATGGTGCCTCAGTGAATATTGTCGCGCTACATTATTTACTGGATTTCCATGGTTATTAGTGGGTACAACCCTTATTGATACACCAATTAGATTCCTTGCCCCTATTTTAGGAATTTACGGGTTAAGCTTAATCTGTGTTTTTATCTCTGCGTTACTCACCTTGGCTGTTTCACCAACTTATCCAAAACGTTATTATTGTTTAATTGCTTTCATACTCGTCATGATAAGCCCTGCGCTGTGTAAAAATGTTTCTTGGTCACAGATAAAACAAGAACCGATTAGTGTTGGTGCAGTTCAAGCAAATTTATCCATGCGCGATAAATGGGATGAAGCATTGTTTTGGAACTTGTTAAAATATTATGAGAACGCAATAAACAAGCTTTTAGGAAAACAGCTTATTATTTTACCTGAATCTGCAATACCACTTCCTGCGAGTTATCTGGATAAATATCTGCTTAAATTAAATAAAAAAGCCACAAAAGCAAACAGTGCGTTAATGTTAGGTATACTTCAACCAACAAATGACAGTGAAACCCATTATTATAACTCCATCATCACTTTTGGACAGGCAAAAGGAAAAAAGTTTAAACGCCAACTAGTTCCCTTTGGAGAATACATACCTAAGCCTTTAATTACGATTTATCAATGGTTCAATTTACCTGAAGCAAATTTATTACCCGGAAAAAAACAACAGTCTTTAATTAAAATCGCTAAACACCCAATTGCAAGTCTGATTTGTTATGAAATTGCCTACCCCAATATTTTGCGTGCACAAATGCCCAAAGCCCAATGGATAGTTTCTATCAGTGATAATGGTTGGTTTGGACATTCACTAGCAAGTTATCAGCAGTTACAAATGGCTCAACTTCTCTCATTATTGACTGGGAGATATCAAGTGGTGGTTAACAACGATGGTTTATCTTCAATAATTGATCCCCATGGGAATATAGTAGAAAGTCTTCCTCCATTTAGTTCTGGATTATTACAAGGTACAGTTTATCCTGCCCAAGGTTTTACTCCCTGGATTATTTGGTATGAGTATCCTTCGTTGCTTTTCTGCTCATTATTTATAATTTTTATACTTTTTATTCAACTTCGTCGCTTATTCCAGCAATAA